A stretch of the bacterium genome encodes the following:
- a CDS encoding serine protein kinase PrkA, with amino-acid sequence MAALHASQRGLDHAQTVTFAQFLELLRAHPERLIRNVHQVFHDMVSAYVGQGFDEYPEDPESINFIAYDFGRLFVENTDQPFFADRIFANRLMNMIDAFRGGAQQNKIFMFDGPPGCGKSIFLNNLLRRFEEYTATEAGQRYEVVWRLDRQVLGEHFEVEGQPVLERLAALLEHPGEGGGLRDVADAHRFGPRQAFVEVPCPSHDNPILLVPKDQRPAFFDLLFENDEFKWNLSYNKEYDWVFRDVPCTICSSLYQSLLHKLGDPDRVFSMIHARPYQMDRRLGEGISVFNPGDRTARTPVITNPLLQRRIAALLQDSNAVRYLFSRYARTNNGIYALMDLKGHNKDRLFELHNIISDGVHKVDEIEERVNSLFLGVMNPEDNKNVHGFQSLTDRIEFINISYVLDSATEVEIYKNIFGNHIEDSFLPRVLENFARVIISSRLNEKSPAMLEWIGDAKKYRLYCDENLHLLKMTIYTGLIPSWLDEDDRRNFTAKRRRKIIAEAETEGHRGFSGRDAIDIFHDLYATHARDDQLITMDTLAAYFVKARPDLAKQLPGGFLDSLRRMYNYQILQEVKESLYYYNEDQIARDIMNYMFALNYETGTTAVCGFTGERLEITGTFLAGIEDRLLGVNVREGRRHEFRDATQREYTSRTLTQEIMVEGRDITGTQLFADLHKRYVFHLKEKVLEPFLKNANFRRALKDYGTEDFRTYDKRIRADVTFLITNLSDRFGYTEMGAREMCIYVVDNDIAAEFAE; translated from the coding sequence ATGGCGGCCCTGCACGCCAGCCAGCGCGGCCTGGACCACGCCCAGACGGTCACGTTCGCCCAGTTCCTGGAACTGCTGCGGGCGCACCCCGAGCGGCTGATCCGCAACGTCCACCAGGTCTTCCACGACATGGTGAGCGCCTACGTGGGCCAGGGGTTCGACGAGTACCCCGAGGACCCCGAGTCGATCAACTTCATCGCCTACGATTTCGGGCGCCTGTTCGTGGAGAACACCGACCAGCCGTTCTTCGCCGACCGCATCTTCGCCAACCGGCTGATGAACATGATCGACGCCTTCCGGGGCGGCGCGCAGCAGAACAAGATCTTCATGTTCGACGGCCCCCCGGGCTGCGGCAAGTCGATCTTCCTGAACAACCTCCTGCGCCGCTTCGAGGAGTACACGGCAACCGAGGCCGGCCAGCGTTACGAGGTGGTCTGGCGACTCGACCGCCAGGTGCTGGGCGAGCATTTCGAGGTGGAAGGGCAGCCGGTGCTCGAGCGCCTGGCGGCGCTCCTGGAGCACCCGGGCGAGGGCGGCGGGCTGCGCGACGTGGCGGACGCCCACCGTTTCGGGCCGCGGCAGGCCTTCGTCGAGGTGCCGTGCCCCAGCCACGACAACCCGATCCTGCTGGTGCCGAAAGACCAGCGCCCGGCGTTCTTCGACCTGCTGTTCGAGAACGACGAGTTCAAGTGGAACCTGTCGTACAACAAGGAATACGACTGGGTCTTCCGCGACGTGCCGTGCACCATCTGCAGTTCGCTGTACCAGTCGCTGCTGCACAAGCTCGGCGACCCGGACCGCGTGTTCTCCATGATCCACGCCCGCCCCTACCAGATGGACCGGCGGCTGGGCGAAGGCATCAGCGTGTTCAACCCGGGCGACCGCACGGCGCGCACGCCGGTGATCACGAACCCGCTGCTGCAGCGCCGCATCGCCGCCCTGCTCCAGGACAGCAATGCCGTCCGCTACCTGTTCTCGCGTTATGCCCGCACCAACAACGGCATCTACGCGCTGATGGACCTCAAGGGCCACAACAAGGACCGCCTGTTCGAGCTGCACAACATCATCAGCGACGGCGTGCACAAGGTCGACGAGATCGAGGAGCGCGTGAACTCGCTGTTCCTGGGCGTGATGAACCCCGAGGACAACAAGAACGTGCACGGCTTCCAGTCGCTGACCGACCGCATCGAGTTCATCAACATCTCGTACGTGCTGGACTCGGCGACCGAGGTGGAGATCTACAAGAACATCTTCGGCAACCACATCGAGGACAGCTTCCTGCCGCGGGTGCTGGAGAATTTCGCGCGCGTCATCATCTCGAGCCGGCTGAACGAGAAGTCGCCGGCCATGCTGGAGTGGATCGGCGACGCGAAGAAGTACCGGCTGTACTGCGACGAGAACCTGCACCTGCTCAAGATGACGATCTACACGGGCCTCATCCCCTCCTGGCTGGACGAGGACGACCGGCGCAACTTCACCGCGAAGCGGCGGCGCAAGATCATCGCCGAGGCCGAGACCGAGGGCCATCGCGGCTTCAGCGGCCGTGACGCCATCGACATCTTCCACGACCTCTACGCGACACACGCGCGCGACGACCAGCTGATCACCATGGACACGCTGGCGGCGTACTTCGTGAAGGCGCGCCCCGACCTGGCCAAGCAGCTGCCCGGCGGCTTCCTGGATTCGCTGCGCCGCATGTACAACTACCAGATCCTGCAGGAAGTGAAGGAGTCGCTCTACTACTACAACGAGGACCAGATCGCCCGCGACATCATGAACTACATGTTCGCCCTGAACTACGAGACGGGCACCACGGCGGTGTGCGGCTTCACGGGCGAGCGGCTGGAGATCACGGGCACGTTCCTGGCCGGCATCGAGGACCGGTTGCTGGGCGTGAACGTGCGCGAAGGCCGGCGCCACGAATTCCGTGACGCCACCCAGCGCGAGTACACCTCGCGCACGCTGACGCAGGAGATCATGGTCGAGGGGCGCGACATCACCGGCACGCAGCTCTTCGCCGACCTGCACAAGCGCTATGTGTTCCACCTCAAGGAGAAGGTGCTCGAGCCGTTCCTGAAGAACGCCAACTTCCGGCGCGCCCTGAAGGACTACGGCACCGAGGACTTCCGCACCTACGACAAGCGCATCCGCGCCGACGTGACCTTCCTGATCACGAACCTGAGCGACCGCTTCGGCTATACGGAGATGGGAGCGCGGGAAATGTGCATCTACGTCGTCGACAACGACATCGCCGCGGA
- a CDS encoding SpoVR family protein, with amino-acid sequence MQLIDQHAKAIMEGCKERARDAGLRFDDESLEYVVTNRDLIELSPKVMIPTMYDYWVHDVEVLQGKGRYELYPHNPYETVINTRPAISFYNDNNPDWLNVMIFYHVLGHIDFFQNNLYFKHTWDDDFTGQALADKRAIAKLRSEKGRWVDYVIEFARSLDNLVDYHGVLADRLRPPVADFALRVDYYFDVFLQDEKKVRISDYVKEIERFNEARKRLGDAGEDEFFKGVQNRHPEFRAMLEKAHRPRDRRSRDVVRFILEHSEFLNREENKWMKTVVEIVRNTSLYFQPQIRTKIMNEGWASYWHETLFMRDDRIAGHEVDFARVNSAVTAMPRVGLNPYALGMRLFYFIEEAADKGRYSRDFLSLLDSEQRRHFDTGSARGREYIFRVRENLNDFLFVNTFIEQDFTNRNDLFVADRVLDEKRMVWRWYVKSRSAVDYKQMILDQLYHPPLVTVDVAGTADGDLCLQHTFEGKPLVKDYVHNTMLGLEYLWGGKVQLETTEVKAIRKPDSKQPTLPGLAPTVETPGEAEVQWQRVRYTMKDRKLSRGLL; translated from the coding sequence ATGCAGCTGATCGACCAGCACGCCAAAGCGATCATGGAGGGCTGCAAGGAGCGCGCCCGCGATGCCGGCCTGCGCTTCGACGACGAGTCGCTCGAGTACGTCGTGACCAACCGCGACCTGATCGAACTGTCGCCCAAGGTCATGATCCCGACCATGTACGACTACTGGGTGCACGACGTCGAGGTGCTGCAGGGCAAGGGGCGCTACGAACTGTACCCCCACAACCCGTACGAGACCGTGATCAACACGCGTCCGGCGATCAGCTTCTACAACGACAACAATCCCGACTGGCTGAACGTGATGATCTTCTATCACGTGCTCGGCCACATCGACTTCTTCCAGAACAACCTGTACTTCAAGCACACCTGGGACGACGACTTCACCGGCCAGGCCCTGGCCGACAAGCGCGCCATCGCGAAGCTGCGCTCGGAAAAGGGCCGCTGGGTCGACTACGTGATCGAGTTCGCCCGCTCGCTGGACAACCTGGTCGACTACCACGGCGTGCTGGCCGACCGCCTTCGCCCGCCGGTGGCCGACTTCGCGCTGCGCGTGGACTACTACTTCGACGTCTTCCTGCAGGACGAGAAGAAGGTCCGCATCAGCGACTACGTGAAGGAGATCGAGCGGTTCAACGAGGCCCGCAAGCGGCTGGGCGATGCCGGCGAGGACGAGTTCTTCAAGGGCGTCCAGAACCGGCACCCCGAGTTCCGCGCCATGCTGGAGAAGGCGCACCGCCCCCGCGACCGCCGGAGCCGCGATGTGGTGCGGTTCATCCTCGAGCATTCGGAGTTCCTGAATCGCGAGGAAAACAAGTGGATGAAGACGGTCGTCGAGATCGTCCGCAACACTTCGCTCTATTTCCAGCCCCAGATCCGCACCAAGATCATGAACGAGGGCTGGGCCAGCTACTGGCACGAGACGCTGTTCATGCGCGACGACCGCATCGCCGGGCACGAGGTCGATTTCGCGCGCGTCAACTCCGCCGTGACCGCCATGCCGCGCGTGGGCCTGAATCCCTATGCCCTGGGCATGCGGCTGTTCTACTTCATCGAGGAAGCCGCCGACAAGGGCCGCTACAGCCGCGACTTCCTCTCGCTCCTGGACAGCGAGCAGCGCCGGCATTTCGACACCGGCTCCGCCCGCGGGCGCGAGTACATCTTCCGCGTGCGGGAGAACCTGAACGACTTCCTGTTCGTCAACACGTTCATCGAGCAGGACTTCACCAACCGGAACGACCTGTTCGTGGCCGACCGCGTTCTTGACGAGAAGCGCATGGTCTGGCGCTGGTACGTCAAGAGCCGCAGCGCCGTGGACTACAAACAGATGATCCTGGACCAGCTGTACCACCCGCCCCTGGTGACGGTGGACGTGGCCGGCACGGCGGACGGCGACCTCTGCCTGCAGCACACCTTCGAGGGGAAGCCCCTGGTGAAGGACTACGTCCACAACACCATGCTGGGCCTGGAGTACCTGTGGGGCGGCAAGGTCCAGCTGGAGACGACCGAGGTCAAGGCGATCAGGAAGCCCGACTCGAAGCAGCCGACACTGCCGGGCCTGGCGCCCACGGTGGAAACGCCTGGCGAAGCGGAGGTGCAATGGCAGCGCGTTCGCTACACCATGAAGGACCGCAAGCTCAGCCGGGGCCTGCTGTGA
- a CDS encoding DUF444 family protein translates to MNERARAWLEQLRAAGLSPVREARLRLELETAGDHSLPEAPAVPDYTPGLTPLESVPDSLYAFNDLDRLQALAPLAMAPIARLGSLDDLMARDNQRETDGFPRKIRIGKLVKPGKGGRNKVVVVPTTVEEKLVHDPRFKEEGDGGAQGGSGPGQEGEVIGEQPVRPQDGDGGGAGPGQGEGSNHEMEANAYDLGRILTEQFKLPNLKDKGKRRSLTRYSYDLTDRHRGFGQLLDKKATLKRIIETNVALGRLQPGEQADTTGFLVAPSDKVYRILSREKDFESQAVIFFLRDYSGSMSGKPTDVVVSQHVMIYSWILYQYSGQVTSRFVLHDTEAKEVSDFYTYYNSRVAGGTKVASAFKLVNEIVAKENLAQDYNIYVFHGTDGDDWDSEGKECLPELEKMMTYASRIGVTVTEGSFGSPGQTEVEKYLKHSGLLESRRKQLRLDVMSENAEETRIIEGIKSLISE, encoded by the coding sequence ATGAACGAGCGCGCCAGGGCATGGCTGGAACAGTTGCGGGCGGCGGGGCTCTCCCCCGTGCGCGAGGCCCGGCTGCGCCTTGAACTGGAAACGGCGGGCGACCATTCACTGCCCGAGGCGCCGGCCGTTCCCGACTACACGCCAGGCCTGACGCCGCTCGAATCGGTGCCCGACTCGCTGTATGCGTTCAACGACCTGGACCGGTTGCAGGCGCTGGCGCCGCTCGCGATGGCGCCGATCGCCAGGCTGGGCTCGCTGGACGACCTGATGGCCCGCGACAACCAGCGCGAGACCGACGGCTTCCCGCGCAAGATCCGCATCGGCAAGCTGGTCAAGCCGGGCAAGGGCGGGCGCAACAAGGTCGTCGTGGTTCCCACCACGGTCGAGGAGAAGCTCGTCCACGACCCGCGCTTCAAGGAAGAGGGCGACGGCGGCGCCCAGGGCGGCAGCGGCCCCGGCCAGGAAGGCGAGGTCATCGGCGAGCAGCCGGTGCGCCCCCAGGACGGCGACGGCGGCGGGGCCGGGCCCGGGCAGGGCGAAGGCTCGAACCACGAGATGGAAGCGAACGCCTACGACCTCGGGCGCATCCTGACCGAGCAGTTCAAGCTGCCGAACCTGAAGGACAAGGGCAAGCGCCGCTCGCTGACCCGCTACAGCTACGACCTGACTGACCGCCACCGCGGCTTCGGCCAGCTCCTGGACAAGAAGGCCACGCTGAAGCGCATCATCGAGACGAACGTGGCTCTCGGGCGCCTGCAGCCGGGCGAGCAAGCCGACACGACCGGATTCCTGGTCGCCCCGAGCGACAAGGTGTACCGGATCCTGTCGCGCGAGAAGGATTTCGAGTCGCAGGCCGTCATCTTCTTCCTGCGCGACTACTCCGGCTCCATGAGCGGCAAGCCCACCGACGTCGTGGTCAGCCAGCACGTGATGATCTACAGCTGGATCCTGTACCAGTACTCGGGGCAGGTCACCTCGCGGTTCGTGCTGCACGATACCGAGGCCAAGGAAGTCAGCGACTTCTACACGTACTACAACAGCCGCGTGGCCGGCGGCACCAAGGTGGCCTCGGCCTTCAAGCTGGTGAACGAGATCGTGGCGAAGGAGAACCTGGCCCAGGACTACAACATCTACGTCTTCCACGGCACCGACGGCGACGACTGGGACAGCGAGGGCAAGGAGTGCCTGCCCGAACTGGAGAAGATGATGACCTACGCCTCGCGCATAGGCGTCACCGTGACCGAGGGCTCGTTCGGGTCGCCCGGACAGACCGAGGTTGAGAAGTACCTGAAGCACTCCGGCCTGCTCGAGAGCCGGCGCAAGCAACTGCGCCTGGACGTGATGTCGGAGAACGCCGAGGAAACACGCATCATCGAGGGCATCAAGTCCCTGATCAGCGAATAG
- a CDS encoding serine protein kinase PrkA, which yields MIETRKNTLHNHLLALKNGEKVFENAFQSISRMILDGEIEKVVVNGKTTYDFKIFRHGKKHIVGMYDEINSFVSYVKDAAEGGSSQEMAYVLVGEPGNGKTFFVEYVSRLYREFLAKEPNKRFSFRFTGLDKIGSYGKITSIESQTYEDPAVLAMNLLETPEESRDYLARKVGFSDDQLVHMYANYRPLGACSGYVWSDLRRLHDGNLVEMLKHIETFPVPLTESLGTVTGKYPAKDKITSSAVDLLGEESIQRLLHITDTNNPYRFDLRRGALARVAGGGIHFADEMFKNKKDLVQVYLGVIQNRTIEMDGFKWPIDMLIVATSNNSEFNRFLAEKEEAPIIDRCRVSYISHNTNYRLQGQLTQYAIGGDTKTTLTREVLHQDPNLNYAASVAAILTRLPRSEKLTPIETMKLAAGEVAGEKSIKALAEVIDTLSQDTDITNRFGQKGLGQRNLGRAIQLMVESSETNEGECMFAYDVFKTIERIILDYVHDNNDRAKYLEDLKTARGLYRERIMTEMFNAYMDEPQAIRKDVLNYVNMIIGIDAEHLGPDKMWKYKDPQTGELRALKVDERFIKSIEERLTLKTDEQRETFRTTIRKIYGQKISLDPNYDFMDNLELVKAVTDVRLKSDIAGAGSLIGALANRTNEENQKLYDRMINTMLNKLGYCRTCAQKTIEYFCTQEDES from the coding sequence ATGATCGAGACCAGGAAGAACACGCTGCACAACCACCTGCTGGCGCTGAAGAACGGCGAGAAGGTGTTCGAGAACGCCTTCCAGTCGATCAGCCGCATGATTCTCGACGGCGAGATCGAGAAGGTGGTGGTCAACGGCAAGACGACCTACGACTTCAAGATCTTCCGCCACGGGAAGAAGCACATCGTCGGGATGTATGACGAAATCAACAGTTTCGTCTCATACGTCAAGGACGCGGCCGAAGGCGGGTCGTCGCAGGAGATGGCCTATGTGCTCGTCGGTGAGCCGGGCAACGGCAAGACGTTCTTCGTCGAGTACGTCAGCCGCCTGTACCGCGAGTTCCTGGCCAAAGAGCCGAACAAGCGCTTCAGCTTCCGGTTCACCGGCCTGGACAAAATCGGGTCATACGGCAAGATAACTTCCATCGAGAGCCAGACCTACGAGGATCCGGCCGTGCTCGCGATGAACCTCCTCGAGACCCCCGAGGAGAGCCGCGACTACCTGGCGCGCAAGGTCGGCTTCAGTGACGACCAGCTCGTGCACATGTACGCCAACTACCGGCCCCTGGGCGCCTGCAGCGGCTACGTGTGGAGCGACCTGCGCCGCCTGCACGACGGCAACCTCGTCGAGATGCTCAAGCACATCGAGACGTTCCCCGTGCCGCTGACCGAGAGCCTCGGTACCGTCACCGGCAAGTACCCGGCGAAGGACAAGATCACCAGCAGCGCGGTGGACCTGCTCGGCGAGGAGTCCATCCAGCGCCTGCTGCACATCACCGACACGAACAACCCGTACCGCTTCGACCTGCGGCGCGGCGCCCTGGCGCGCGTGGCGGGCGGCGGCATCCACTTCGCCGACGAGATGTTCAAGAACAAGAAGGACCTGGTGCAGGTGTACCTGGGCGTGATCCAGAACCGCACCATCGAGATGGACGGCTTCAAGTGGCCGATCGACATGCTGATCGTGGCCACCAGCAACAACAGCGAGTTCAACCGCTTCCTGGCCGAGAAGGAAGAGGCGCCGATCATCGACCGCTGCCGCGTGTCCTACATCTCGCACAACACCAACTACCGCCTGCAGGGGCAGTTGACGCAGTACGCCATCGGCGGCGACACCAAGACCACGCTGACCCGCGAGGTGCTGCACCAGGATCCGAACCTGAACTACGCCGCCTCGGTGGCCGCCATCCTGACGCGCCTGCCGCGCAGCGAGAAGCTGACCCCCATCGAGACGATGAAGCTGGCCGCCGGCGAGGTGGCCGGCGAGAAGAGCATCAAGGCCCTGGCCGAGGTCATCGACACGCTGAGCCAGGACACCGACATCACCAACCGCTTCGGCCAGAAGGGCCTGGGCCAGCGCAACCTGGGCCGGGCCATCCAGCTGATGGTGGAGAGCTCGGAGACGAACGAGGGCGAATGCATGTTCGCCTACGACGTCTTCAAGACCATCGAGCGCATCATCCTGGACTACGTGCACGACAACAACGACCGCGCCAAGTACCTCGAGGACCTGAAGACCGCGCGCGGCCTGTACCGCGAACGCATCATGACCGAGATGTTCAACGCGTACATGGATGAGCCGCAGGCCATCCGCAAGGACGTGCTGAACTACGTCAACATGATCATCGGCATCGACGCCGAGCACCTGGGCCCGGACAAGATGTGGAAGTACAAGGATCCGCAGACCGGCGAGCTGCGCGCCCTGAAGGTGGACGAGCGCTTCATCAAGAGCATCGAGGAGCGCCTGACGCTGAAGACCGACGAGCAGCGCGAGACGTTCCGCACCACGATCCGCAAGATCTACGGGCAGAAGATCTCGCTGGACCCGAACTACGACTTCATGGACAACCTCGAACTGGTCAAGGCCGTGACCGATGTGCGGCTCAAGAGCGACATCGCCGGCGCCGGCAGCCTGATCGGCGCGCTGGCCAACCGCACCAACGAGGAGAACCAGAAGCTCTACGACCGCATGATCAACACCATGCTGAACAAGCTGGGGTACTGCCGCACGTGCGCGCAGAAGACCATCGAGTACTTCTGCACGCAGGAAGACGAGAGCTAG
- a CDS encoding sigma-70 family RNA polymerase sigma factor: MSSEGLELEKKWLQLVRVDNDAFWVFFDRYHDHLLAYLEWCTGDPETAQDLTQEVFVYALEHLEKFSWQGRSFGVWLFHIARRRVLPRYWRSNRRRAQEEFVGSQVDGSAPESPSDQLERNELSLRVRGLVERLPADRRDAIVLHIYMEYSLRDTALALGMPEETVRSHLTRGRRQLAEWLHHEHALTEAERRSVKALLAEGHGLTAVPTWRERRPVPRSDRQGRDTDHRQDRDDDED, translated from the coding sequence TTGTCGTCCGAGGGCCTCGAACTGGAGAAGAAATGGCTCCAGCTGGTCCGGGTCGACAACGACGCGTTCTGGGTGTTCTTCGATCGTTACCACGACCACCTGCTGGCCTACCTGGAATGGTGCACCGGCGACCCGGAGACCGCCCAGGACCTGACGCAGGAAGTGTTCGTCTACGCGCTCGAGCACCTGGAGAAATTCAGCTGGCAGGGCCGCTCGTTCGGGGTCTGGCTGTTCCACATCGCGCGACGCCGGGTGCTGCCGCGCTACTGGCGGTCGAACCGGAGGCGGGCGCAGGAGGAGTTCGTCGGCAGCCAGGTCGATGGCTCGGCTCCCGAGTCGCCGTCGGACCAGCTGGAACGGAACGAACTGTCACTGCGCGTGCGCGGCCTGGTGGAGCGGCTCCCGGCAGACCGGCGTGATGCGATCGTGCTGCACATCTACATGGAGTACTCGCTGCGCGACACCGCGCTGGCCCTGGGGATGCCGGAGGAAACGGTTCGCTCGCACCTGACTCGCGGGCGAAGGCAGCTGGCCGAGTGGTTGCACCACGAACATGCGCTGACCGAAGCCGAACGGCGCAGCGTGAAGGCGCTGCTGGCAGAGGGACACGGATTGACTGCGGTGCCCACGTGGCGGGAGCGGCGCCCGGTGCCGCGGTCGGATCGTCAGGGTCGGGATACGGACCATCGCCAAGATCGGGATGATGATGAAGACTGA
- a CDS encoding cupin domain-containing protein: MIIRKLADVPQTAVNMDGVRDITKQLVVGSADGAPTFSFRVFTVAPGGHSPHHQHDVEHVNYVISGQGALVDVEGRLNPLVAGDFAFVAPGDVHQFRNTGAEPFVFICAVPKSYE, translated from the coding sequence ATGATCATCCGCAAGCTGGCCGATGTCCCCCAGACCGCCGTCAACATGGACGGGGTGCGCGACATCACCAAACAACTGGTCGTGGGCAGCGCCGACGGGGCCCCCACCTTCTCGTTCCGCGTGTTCACCGTGGCGCCCGGCGGGCACTCGCCGCACCACCAGCATGACGTCGAACACGTCAACTATGTCATCAGCGGCCAGGGCGCCCTGGTCGACGTCGAGGGCCGGCTCAATCCCCTTGTCGCCGGCGATTTCGCCTTCGTGGCGCCGGGCGACGTCCACCAGTTCCGCAATACGGGCGCCGAACCGTTCGTCTTCATCTGCGCCGTGCCGAAATCCTACGAATAG
- the arfB gene encoding aminoacyl-tRNA hydrolase, with the protein MSDDLIVNPRVTIPAAELEFTASRASGPGGQHVNTSDTRVQLRWNVLSSVALGEVQRQRVLAALASRLTTGGDLILACATHRSQRRNRDEVADRLAELVRRALVPPRPRKPTRPTAASRQRRLEGKKHRSDIKRGRGRGGSSDD; encoded by the coding sequence ATGTCGGACGACCTGATCGTCAACCCGCGGGTGACCATTCCCGCGGCCGAACTGGAGTTCACCGCCAGCAGGGCCTCGGGGCCCGGCGGCCAGCATGTGAATACCTCCGACACGCGGGTGCAGCTGCGCTGGAACGTACTTTCGTCCGTGGCCCTTGGCGAGGTGCAGCGGCAGCGCGTGCTGGCGGCGCTCGCCTCGCGGCTGACCACCGGCGGTGACCTGATCCTCGCCTGCGCCACCCATCGCAGCCAGCGCCGCAACCGCGACGAGGTGGCCGACCGGCTGGCCGAACTGGTGCGGCGCGCGCTGGTGCCGCCGCGCCCGCGCAAGCCGACCCGGCCCACGGCCGCCTCGCGCCAGCGGCGCCTGGAGGGCAAGAAGCACCGCAGCGACATCAAGCGCGGGCGGGGCCGCGGCGGCAGCAGCGACGACTAG
- a CDS encoding DinB family protein encodes MDPFSLIERLEAGAAALSGVTAGMSSSQAAWRPAPDQWSLLEIACHLLDEEREDFRVRLDFTLHRPGEAWPTIDPTGWVRSHDYAGREFAATMAAFAEERGRSLDWLRALRDPDWDAAYQHPRLGVIRAGDLLASWCAHDVLHLRQMARWHWRRLQDEAGPFGTGYAGQW; translated from the coding sequence ATGGATCCCTTCTCCCTGATCGAGCGGCTGGAAGCCGGCGCCGCCGCGCTGTCCGGCGTCACCGCCGGCATGTCGTCCTCGCAGGCCGCCTGGAGGCCGGCGCCCGACCAGTGGTCGCTGCTGGAGATCGCCTGCCACCTGCTCGACGAGGAGCGCGAGGATTTCCGCGTGCGCCTCGACTTCACGCTGCACCGCCCGGGCGAGGCGTGGCCGACCATCGACCCGACCGGCTGGGTGCGGTCGCACGACTACGCCGGCCGGGAGTTTGCCGCAACCATGGCTGCGTTCGCCGAAGAGCGCGGCCGTTCGCTGGACTGGCTGCGCGCCCTGCGCGATCCCGATTGGGACGCGGCCTACCAGCATCCCAGGCTGGGGGTGATCCGCGCCGGCGACCTGCTGGCGTCGTGGTGCGCGCACGACGTGCTGCACCTGCGGCAGATGGCGCGCTGGCACTGGCGGCGCTTGCAGGACGAGGCCGGTCCGTTCGGCACCGGCTATGCGGGGCAGTGGTGA
- a CDS encoding class I SAM-dependent methyltransferase, whose product MNDLRPDLQAHYGRQGLLEEIEGLLAACGPAADGEAVLARADEFHPGGSAATGQLARLAAPAPGERVLDLGCGIGGPARRLRRLVGPAGSVTGVDVVAEYCRAARALNSRASCAREETAADIVILQADALALDLPGPRFDLAWSQQAQMNVADKAGWLACVHRHLAPRGRYAFHEVFAGAGSGAGAGHEPLYPVPWAVTAADSHLVTAPQWCAALAAGGFVLRHWEDVTELTVRWLDEALATQKALAAAGDPAAALSVRLLLGPEAGRMSRNLRGNLAEGRLQAFMGVGERAG is encoded by the coding sequence GTGAACGACCTGCGGCCCGACCTGCAGGCCCACTACGGGCGCCAGGGCCTGCTCGAAGAGATCGAGGGGCTGCTGGCGGCCTGCGGCCCGGCCGCCGACGGCGAAGCTGTCCTGGCGCGGGCCGACGAATTCCACCCCGGCGGCAGCGCCGCCACCGGGCAGCTGGCCCGGCTGGCGGCGCCCGCGCCCGGCGAACGGGTGCTGGACCTGGGCTGCGGCATTGGTGGGCCCGCGCGTCGGCTGCGGCGGCTGGTGGGCCCGGCGGGCTCTGTGACCGGCGTCGACGTGGTGGCCGAGTACTGCCGCGCCGCCCGCGCGCTCAACTCCCGTGCGTCCTGTGCCCGCGAAGAGACTGCGGCCGACATCGTCATCCTGCAGGCCGACGCCCTGGCGCTGGACCTGCCCGGGCCGCGCTTCGACCTGGCCTGGTCGCAGCAGGCGCAGATGAACGTGGCCGACAAGGCCGGCTGGCTGGCCTGCGTGCATCGGCACCTGGCGCCGCGCGGACGCTATGCGTTCCACGAAGTGTTCGCCGGTGCGGGTTCGGGAGCGGGCGCCGGCCACGAGCCGCTCTATCCCGTGCCCTGGGCGGTGACGGCTGCCGACAGTCACCTGGTGACGGCCCCGCAGTGGTGCGCCGCGCTGGCGGCCGGCGGGTTCGTCCTGCGGCACTGGGAAGACGTCACCGAACTGACGGTGCGCTGGCTGGACGAGGCGCTCGCGACGCAGAAGGCCCTCGCCGCAGCCGGGGATCCGGCGGCCGCGCTGAGCGTGCGCCTGCTGCTGGGGCCGGAGGCCGGGCGCATGTCGCGCAACCTGCGCGGGAACCTCGCCGAAGGTCGCCTGCAGGCGTTCATGGGCGTGGGTGAACGCGCCGGCTGA